In a single window of the Gossypium hirsutum isolate 1008001.06 chromosome D02, Gossypium_hirsutum_v2.1, whole genome shotgun sequence genome:
- the LOC107908782 gene encoding glycine-rich RNA-binding protein GRP2A, whose product MASADVEYQCFVGGLAWTINDRALEEAFSAYGEIVDSKIINDRETGRSRGFGFVTFRDEKSMKDAIEGMNGRSLDGRNITVNEAQSRRSGGGGGGGGFGGNGGYNRGGGGYGGRREGGYGGGGYGGGRRDGGGYGDGGSRYSGGGGSWA is encoded by the exons ATGGCTTCTGCAGATGTCGAGTACCAGTGCTTCGTCGGAGGTCTCGCATGGACCATCAACGACCGTGCTCTCGAAGAAGCCTTCAGTGCTTACGGCGAGATCGTCGATTCGAAG aTCATTAACGATCGTGAGACTGGAAGATCCAGAGGCTTTGGCTTCGTTACTTTCCGTGATGAGAAATCTATGAAAGATGCTATTGAAGGAATGAACGGTCGGAGTCTCGATGGAAGGAATATAACCGTCAACGAAGCACAATCTCGCCGAAGCGGCGGCGGCGGTGGTGGTGGAGGATTTGGAGGAAACGGTGGGTACAACCGTGGAGGCGGTGGATATGGTGGTCGCCGTGAAGGTGGATATGGAGGTGGTGGTTACGGAGGTGGACGCCGTGATGGTGGTGGATACGGTGACGGTGGATCTCGTTACTCAGGTGGCGGCGGTTCTTGGGCTTAG
- the LOC107908177 gene encoding protein RADIALIS-like 3 isoform X1 gives MASSSMSSQGSSSWTVKQNKDFEKALAVYDKDTPDRWYNVAKAVGGKTAEEVKRHYELLVKDVKQIESGKVPFPNYRTTGGSNTRGNTNTSYGFKRMKNQKLN, from the exons ATGGCATCAAGCTCAATGTCGTCCCAAGGTTCTAGTTCATGGACAGTCAAACAAAACAAAGATTTTGAAAAAGCTTTGGCTGTTTATGACAAGGACACACCTGACCGTTGGTACAATGTTGCCAAGGCTGTCGGAGGGAAAACGGCGGAGGAAGTGAAGAGGCACTATGAACTGCTTGTGAAAGATGTGAAGCAAATTGAGTCAGGGAAAGTGCCATTCCCTAACTATAGGACCACTGGTGGCAGCAACACCCGAGGTAACACTAACACCAGTTATGGTTTCAAAAG GATGAAAAATCAGAAGCTGAATTAA
- the LOC107908177 gene encoding protein RADIALIS-like 2 isoform X2 — MASSSMSSQGSSSWTVKQNKDFEKALAVYDKDTPDRWYNVAKAVGGKTAEEVKRHYELLVKDVKQIESGKVPFPNYRTTGGSNTRG; from the exons ATGGCATCAAGCTCAATGTCGTCCCAAGGTTCTAGTTCATGGACAGTCAAACAAAACAAAGATTTTGAAAAAGCTTTGGCTGTTTATGACAAGGACACACCTGACCGTTGGTACAATGTTGCCAAGGCTGTCGGAGGGAAAACGGCGGAGGAAGTGAAGAGGCACTATGAACTGCTTGTGAAAGATGTGAAGCAAATTGAGTCAGGGAAAGTGCCATTCCCTAACTATAGGACCACTGGTGGCAGCAACACCCGAG GATGA
- the LOC107908784 gene encoding 3-ketoacyl-CoA synthase 4: protein MNGEENNRVQIWQRTRLPDFLQSVNLKYVKLGYHYLISHLLTLCLIPLMSVIVVEASRLSLDDVHQLWLQLQYNLVSFIVFSVVLVFGSTVYIMTRPRSVYLLDYSCYLPPSHLKVKYQQFMEHSKLTGDFDESSLEFQRKILERSGLGEETCVPEAMHYLPPRPSMAAAREEAEQVMFGALDKLFANTNVKPRDIGILVVNCSLFNPTPSLSAMIINKYKLRGNIRSFNLGGMGCSAGVIAIDLAKDMLQVHRNSYAVVVSTENITQNWYFGNKKSMLIPNCLFRVGGAAVLLTNRSVDRRRSKYKLVHVVRTHCGANDKAFKCVYQEQDDNGKTGVSLSKDLMAIAGGALKTNITTLGPLVLPISEQILFFVTLVAKKLFNAKIKPYIPDFKLAFDHFCIHAGGRAVIDELEKNLQLLPVHAEASRMTLHRFGNTSSSSIWYELAYTEAKGRMRKGNRVWQIAFGSGFKCNSTVWVALRNVKPSPNNPWEDCIHRYPVQLNL from the coding sequence ATGAATGGCGAAGAGAACAATAGGGTTCAGATCTGGCAACGTACTAGATTGCCTGATTTCTTACAAAGTGTTAACTTGAAGTATGTTAAACTCGGTTACCATTATTTAATAAGTCATCTTTTGACTCTTTGTTTGATCCCTTTAATGTCTGTTATTGTTGTTGAAGCATCAAGGTTGAGTCTTGATGATGTTCATCAATTATGGCTTCAACTTCAGTACAACCTCGTTAGTTTCATTGTGTTTTCGGTTGTTcttgtgtttggatccactgttTATATCATGACCCGGCCAAGATCCGTTTACTTGTTGGATTATTCATGTTATCTTCCTCCATCACATTTGAAAGTCAAATACCAACAGTTCATGGAACATTCAAAGCTAACAGGTGATTTTGATGAATCTTCGTTGGAGTTTCAACGCAAGATATTGGAAAGATCAGGGCTTGGTGAAGAAACATGTGTGCCTGAAGCAATGCATTACCTTCCACCAAGACCATCAATGGCGGCTGCAAGAGAAGAAGCAGAACAGGTGATGTTTGGTGCATTAGATAAGCTTTTTGCTAATACTAATGTTAAACCAAGAGACATTGGTATACTTGTTGTTAATTGTAGCTTGTTTAATCCAACACCATCATTGTCTGCTatgattattaataaatataagttACGGGGTAATATTAGAAGCTTTAATCTTGGGGGTATGGGATGTAGTGCTGGTGTTATAGCCATTGATCTTGCTAAAGACATGTTACAAGTTCATAGGAATAGTTATGCTGTTGTGGTTAGTACTGAAAACATTACACAAAATTGGTATTTTGGGAACAAGAAATCGATGTTGATCCCAAATTGTTTGTTCCGCGTCGGGGGTGCCGCGGTTCTGCTAACGAATCGGTCTGTTGATCGGAGGCGGAGTAAGTATAAGCTTGTTCATGTGGTTAGGACACATTGTGGGGCAAATGACAAGGCATTCAAGTGTGTTTACCAAGAACAGGATGATAACGGTAAAACAGGTGTTTCGTTGTCTAAAGATTTAATGGCAATTGCTGGTGGTGCACTCAAGACCAATATCACAACATTGGGTCCCCTTGTTCTTCCTATAAGTGAACAAATCTTGTTCTTTGTAACATTAGTTGCCAAGAAATTGTTCAATGCGAAAATCAAGCCTTATATCCCGGATTTCAAGCTCGCGTTCGATCATTTCTGTATTCATGCCGGTGGGAGGGCCGTAATTGATGAGCTTGAGAAGAATTTGCAGCTTCTTCCGGTACATGCTGAGGCTTCCCGTATGACTCTTCACCGATTCGGCAACACTTCTTCAAGTTCGATCTGGTATGAACTTGCCTATACAGAAGCAAAAGGCCGGATGCGGAAGGGAAACCGTGTTTGGCAGATTGCATTCGGGAGTGGTTTCAAGTGTAACAGCACGGTTTGGGTTGCGCTCCGGAATGTGAAGCCATCTCCTAATAATCCATGGGAAGATTGCATTCATAGGTACCCAGTGCAGCTCAATCTGTAG
- the LOC107908178 gene encoding putative pectinesterase 11, with translation MGCCGDAANINIYSHAIHFMFILAIAVVPFGSLRAAKVDIDMSTAILLKVDQSGGGDFMKIQDAIDAVPSNNKQVHFILVKPGTYREKIVVPADKPFITLSGTKPFDTIITWSEGGEIFRSATLTVLASNFVGRYLTIQNKFGTSGKAVAVRVSGDKAAFYGCRFLSYQDTLLDDAGKHYFNNCYIEGATDFICGNAASLYERCHLHSLSKGNGSITAQKRISPSENTGFTFLGCKVTGIGVAFLGRPWGAYSRVIFAHTYMSNVIVPQGWDDWQDQTKHSTVYYGEYKCYGPGADTSKRVQWSHRLSPDEAAPFLTKDMIGGRGWLRPTPKNFKRPSKL, from the exons ATGGGGTGTTGCGGTGATGCTGcaaatatcaatatatatagccatgcaattcatttcatgttcattttagCAATCGCAGTAGTCCCTTTTGGTTCTCTTAGAGCTGCAAAAGTTGACATAGATATGTCTACCGCCATTCTTTTAAAGGTTGATCAATCCGGCGGTGGCGATTTCATGAAGATTCAAGATGCTATTGATGCTGTTCCATCTAATAATAAGCAAGTTCATTTCATTTTGGTCAAGCCAGGGACTTATAG GGAAAAGATTGTTGTGCCAGCTGATAAGCCATTTATAACATTGAGTGGCACTAAACCCTTTGATACCATAATAACATGGAGTGAAGGTGGGGAGATATTTCGTTCTGCAACACTCACTGTTTTGGCTTCCAACTTCGTTGGACGCTATCTTACAATTCAG AACAAATTTGGGACGAGCGGCAAGGCTGTTGCAGTGAGGGTATCCGGCGACAAAGCTGCATTCTATGGATGTAGGTTTCTCTCCTATCAAGACACTCTCCTCGACGATGCTGGTAAGCATTATTTCAACAATTGCTACATTGAAGGTGCCACCGATTTCATATGTGGAAATGCTGCCTCCCTTTATGAA AGGTGCCATTTGCATTCCCTTTCGAAAGGAAACGGATCCATCACGGCCCAAAAGAGGATTTCACCGTCGGAAAACACTGGTTTTACTTTCTTGGGTTGCAAGGTAACCGGCATTGGTGTTGCTTTCCTTGGAAGGCCGTGGGGTGCTTATTCTCGAGTCATCTTTGCCCACACCTACATGTCCAATGTGATTGTCCCACAAGGATGGGATGACTGGCAAGACCAAACCAAGCATAG CACTGTGTATTATGGTGAATATAAGTGCTATGGTCCGGGAGCCGATACCTCGAAGAGGGTTCAATGGTCGCACCGCCTATCACCAGACGAAGCTGCACCATTCTTGACCAAGGACATGATCGGTGGGCGAGGGTGGCTTAGACCCACaccaaaaaatttcaaaagacCCTCTAAACTCTAA